The Chroococcidiopsis sp. TS-821 genome includes a region encoding these proteins:
- a CDS encoding DUF2267 domain-containing protein, with product MSMTGLSVFDTTLQQTNVWLNDVAQEYGSDDKHLVFQGMRMTLQALRDRLIVDEAAHLGAQLPILLSGFYYENWRPSTNPSKERKKEEFLNSVRNRLQKVNPNIDIERMVRAVFRVLAMRVSTGEIEDITSILPPELKELWPESVRT from the coding sequence ATGAGCATGACTGGACTTTCTGTTTTTGATACAACCCTACAACAAACCAATGTTTGGCTCAATGATGTTGCTCAAGAGTATGGTTCAGACGACAAGCATCTGGTCTTTCAAGGAATGCGCATGACGTTACAAGCGTTGCGCGATCGCCTCATCGTTGATGAAGCCGCACATTTGGGAGCTCAATTGCCCATCTTATTAAGTGGTTTTTACTATGAGAATTGGCGTCCTTCTACCAACCCAAGCAAAGAGCGAAAGAAAGAAGAATTCCTCAACAGCGTTCGCAATCGACTGCAAAAAGTAAATCCCAATATAGATATTGAGCGGATGGTACGGGCAGTATTTAGGGTGCTGGCGATGCGCGTTTCTACTGGAGAAATTGAAGACATTACTAGCATTTTGCCACCTGAGCTAAAAGAATTGTGGCCTGAATCAGTACGAACGTAA
- a CDS encoding ABC transporter permease encodes MSPLDQKLWRDLLHWRGQAIAIALVVTCGVASFVSMLSAYHSLQLSQATYYEQYRFADVFVQLKRAPESLVAQIVTIPGVAQVQTRVVMDVTLDIPRRDEPAIGRLVSIPEQPSVMLNDLYVRQGRYIQAGHSNEVLVSEAFADANQLQLGNTLGAVINGRWQTLQIVGIALSPEYIYEIRGAGDLFPDNERFGVLWIGREALATAFDMDGAFNDVTLSLMPHASQADIVSQLDQLLAPYGGLGAYAREDQVSHRFLSDDITQLRGTATVVPIVFLGIAAFLLHISLSRLVSTQREQIAVLKAFGYSNITIGIHYFKFVLAIVLVGAIFGTGIGVWFGNAVTRTFAQFYAFPVLRYEARIELIIAAIVVSGGAALFGAFVAVRRAVLLPPAEAMRPEPPAVFRLTLIERIGLHTWLSPVGRTIARNIERKPVQAWLAALGIALALAMLVVGRYLIDAIDYMIDVQFRQVQREDVTIVFNSPRPARVRYEVNHLPGVLYSEPFRSVAARLRFEHRSRRIAITGLEPTGKLRRLLDRHLNTVDLPPSGIVLTKALADILHVTPGDLLTVEVLEEERPIRTVPVVGFVDEMIGIAAYMDIRALNRLMQEGGTISGAYLAIDTNQTKQLYALLKQTPAVTGISIRQAAIAQFQETIASNRAIFTTVIVIFACIIAFGVVYNSARIALSERSRELATLRIIGFSRAQVTMILLGEQAVIILFAIPWGFILGYTFSVFLSAAFESELYRIPVIVTKISYAFASGVIAIAAIISGVIIRRQVNRLDLVAVLKTRE; translated from the coding sequence ATGTCACCTCTCGATCAAAAACTGTGGCGCGATCTCCTACATTGGCGAGGACAAGCGATCGCGATCGCATTAGTTGTTACCTGTGGTGTCGCTAGTTTTGTTTCGATGTTAAGTGCGTACCACTCACTGCAACTATCGCAAGCGACGTATTACGAACAATATCGCTTCGCGGATGTATTTGTACAACTCAAGCGCGCGCCAGAGTCACTTGTTGCTCAAATTGTAACGATTCCAGGAGTAGCACAAGTACAAACGCGAGTTGTGATGGATGTCACACTTGATATTCCACGACGGGATGAACCCGCGATCGGACGGTTGGTCTCAATTCCAGAACAGCCAAGTGTCATGCTCAACGATCTTTACGTGCGTCAAGGGCGATACATTCAAGCAGGGCACAGCAATGAAGTTTTAGTCAGCGAAGCTTTTGCGGATGCAAATCAACTGCAATTAGGAAATACGTTAGGAGCCGTTATTAATGGACGCTGGCAAACTTTGCAGATTGTTGGTATTGCGCTTTCGCCTGAATATATATATGAAATTCGCGGTGCAGGAGATTTATTTCCCGACAATGAACGGTTTGGCGTGTTATGGATAGGACGCGAGGCGTTAGCGACTGCATTTGATATGGATGGTGCGTTTAACGACGTGACTTTATCCCTGATGCCCCACGCAAGTCAAGCTGATATCGTTTCTCAACTCGATCAGTTGCTAGCACCTTATGGTGGATTAGGAGCTTACGCAAGAGAAGATCAAGTTTCGCATCGATTTTTATCTGATGATATTACGCAACTCAGAGGAACAGCTACAGTAGTACCAATTGTCTTTTTAGGAATTGCGGCTTTTTTATTGCATATCTCGCTATCGCGATTAGTCAGTACCCAGCGCGAACAAATAGCGGTACTTAAAGCATTTGGATATAGCAATATCACAATTGGCATTCATTACTTCAAGTTTGTATTAGCAATTGTCTTGGTAGGAGCAATTTTTGGCACAGGAATTGGGGTATGGTTTGGTAATGCTGTAACACGCACTTTTGCGCAGTTTTATGCTTTTCCTGTGTTGCGCTACGAAGCTAGAATTGAATTGATTATTGCAGCAATTGTCGTTAGTGGAGGAGCTGCACTCTTTGGAGCATTTGTTGCTGTGCGACGGGCTGTATTGCTACCACCGGCTGAAGCGATGCGCCCAGAACCTCCTGCAGTATTTCGCCTGACGTTAATCGAACGTATAGGATTGCATACTTGGTTATCGCCTGTAGGACGCACGATCGCGCGCAATATTGAGCGTAAACCGGTACAAGCTTGGCTTGCAGCTTTAGGTATTGCCCTGGCTTTAGCAATGCTCGTAGTAGGACGTTACTTAATTGATGCTATTGACTACATGATTGACGTACAGTTTCGCCAGGTGCAGCGTGAAGATGTCACTATTGTATTCAATAGTCCTCGTCCGGCTCGCGTCCGTTACGAAGTTAATCATTTACCTGGTGTTTTGTACTCCGAACCATTTCGCAGTGTAGCAGCCCGCTTGCGGTTTGAACATCGCTCGCGCCGTATTGCTATTACAGGTTTAGAACCAACAGGAAAATTACGCCGTTTACTCGATCGCCATCTCAATACCGTTGACTTACCTCCTAGTGGCATTGTTCTCACCAAAGCGTTAGCAGACATCTTACACGTTACTCCAGGAGATTTACTTACGGTTGAAGTTTTAGAAGAAGAACGCCCTATCCGCACAGTTCCAGTTGTCGGATTTGTCGATGAGATGATTGGTATTGCAGCTTATATGGATATTCGCGCGTTAAATCGATTGATGCAAGAAGGAGGCACGATTTCGGGCGCATACTTAGCAATTGATACAAACCAAACTAAGCAACTTTATGCACTCTTAAAACAAACACCTGCTGTTACCGGAATTTCAATTCGTCAAGCTGCGATCGCCCAGTTTCAGGAGACAATTGCTAGCAATAGAGCAATTTTCACCACTGTTATCGTGATTTTTGCGTGTATTATTGCTTTTGGAGTTGTCTACAATTCAGCAAGAATTGCTCTATCAGAACGCAGTCGCGAATTAGCAACATTACGAATTATAGGATTTTCCCGCGCCCAGGTAACAATGATTCTCTTAGGCGAACAAGCTGTGATTATTCTATTTGCAATTCCGTGGGGATTTATCCTGGGGTATACCTTTTCGGTATTTTTGTCAGCTGCTTTTGAATCAGAACTATACCGCATTCCCGTAATTGTCACTAAAATAAGCTATGCTTTTGCCTCAGGAGTTATTGCGATCGCGGCGATTATTTCGGGAGTCATTATTCGCCGTCAGGTAAATCGACTTGATTTAGTTGCAGTCCTCAAAACCCGCGAGTAG
- the eis gene encoding enhanced intracellular survival protein Eis, whose protein sequence is MTSQFEYNTISNAEDEQRLGKILQQCFNSPSDSIKTYFQRVGRENYRSISNSTQMIGGLAILPQGQWFGGECVPMGGIAAVGIAPEYRGSGAALELMQQTIRELYRRGIPISTLYAATQRLYRKVGYEQAGSLCSWEMPTQSIMMRDRALPMQTVELDCDEFSHLHQQQAKLTNGYLQRHQSVWQEKIKSSTYAYLIGADQPEGYLMFQQQEVNHSECLAIRDLVLLTSRAVRRFWTFISDHRSQIEKVRWQHSPEGFLTLNLPEQKAKIISLSRWMMRVVDVIKALEKRGYPQIETELHLDIQDKLIGENNDKFILKIAQGRGEVVRGGRGELKLDVSGLSPLYTGLFTPQQLQLTGRLEATETALLSATQIFAGSAPWMSDFF, encoded by the coding sequence ATGACGTCTCAGTTTGAATACAACACAATCTCGAACGCTGAAGACGAGCAACGACTAGGCAAAATCTTACAGCAGTGCTTCAACTCTCCATCCGACAGCATTAAGACTTACTTTCAACGTGTTGGTAGAGAAAACTACCGCAGTATCAGCAATTCAACTCAAATGATCGGTGGTTTAGCCATTCTTCCGCAAGGACAATGGTTTGGGGGTGAGTGCGTTCCTATGGGTGGAATTGCAGCAGTGGGTATAGCGCCAGAATATCGCGGTTCTGGTGCAGCATTGGAATTAATGCAACAAACGATTCGAGAACTTTATCGACGAGGTATACCAATTTCAACGCTTTACGCTGCGACGCAAAGACTTTATCGCAAAGTGGGGTACGAACAAGCCGGTAGCCTTTGCAGTTGGGAAATGCCAACACAGAGTATTATGATGCGCGATCGCGCGCTACCGATGCAAACTGTCGAGCTCGATTGTGATGAATTCTCTCATCTGCATCAGCAACAAGCAAAATTAACAAATGGATATTTGCAACGCCACCAGTCGGTTTGGCAAGAGAAAATAAAATCATCTACTTATGCTTATTTAATTGGTGCAGATCAACCTGAAGGATATTTAATGTTTCAACAACAGGAGGTTAATCACAGTGAATGTCTTGCTATCAGAGATTTGGTATTACTAACTTCTAGGGCAGTGCGACGTTTTTGGACATTTATCAGCGACCATCGTTCGCAAATTGAGAAAGTGCGTTGGCAACACTCACCAGAAGGTTTTTTAACATTAAACTTACCAGAGCAAAAGGCTAAAATTATAAGTTTATCACGCTGGATGATGCGCGTTGTTGATGTTATTAAAGCTTTAGAAAAACGCGGCTATCCACAAATAGAAACCGAATTGCATTTAGATATTCAAGATAAATTAATTGGAGAAAATAATGATAAATTCATTTTAAAAATAGCACAAGGACGTGGTGAAGTAGTACGAGGAGGAAGAGGAGAATTAAAACTTGATGTTAGTGGATTATCACCGCTTTATACAGGCTTATTTACCCCACAGCAATTGCAACTTACGGGACGATTAGAAGCTACAGAAACAGCTTTGTTAAGTGCAACACAAATTTTTGCAGGTTCTGCGCCTTGGATGTCTGATTTCTTTTAG